One genomic window of Halovivax cerinus includes the following:
- a CDS encoding acetyl-CoA carboxylase biotin carboxylase subunit produces MFRKVLVANRGEIAVRVMRACEELDVETVAVYSEADKNGGHVRYADEAYNVGPARAAESYLDHEGVIEAAHKADADAIHPGYGFLAENAEFAAKVEGEEGITWVGPSSDAMESLGEKTKARTIMSDADVPIVPGTTDPVESAEEVEAFGEEYGYPVAIKAEGGGGGRGMKVVESADEAADQLESAKREGEAYFDNDSVYLERYLENPRHIEVQIVADQHGNVRHLGERDCSLQRRHQKVVEEGPSPALTDELREQIGEAARRGVAAADYTNAGTVEFLVEEDPDRDGLLGPDANFYFLEVNTRIQVEHCVTEEITGIDILKWQLRIAAGEELDFAQDDVEFDGHAIEFRINAENAANDFQPASGGTLTTYDPPGGVGVRVDDAMRQGDELVTDYDSMIAKLIVWGADREECLARSSRALAEYDIEGVTTIVPFHRLMCTDERFVEGTHTTKYLDEEADRSRFEDAQERWGPDEPAAEPEDVDVVEREFTVEVNGKRFEVDLEERGAAPLANGGSGGSAGAQRPSQGSSASADTGSETADVSGDGESVTAEMQGTVLSVEVGEGDEVAAGDVVVVLEAMKMENDIVASIGGTVSQVPIAEGDSVDMGDTLVVLE; encoded by the coding sequence ATGTTCCGGAAAGTCCTCGTCGCGAATCGCGGCGAGATCGCCGTCAGGGTCATGCGGGCCTGCGAGGAACTGGACGTCGAGACAGTCGCGGTCTACTCAGAGGCGGACAAGAACGGTGGGCACGTTCGCTACGCCGACGAGGCCTACAACGTGGGCCCCGCCCGGGCGGCGGAGTCCTATCTGGACCACGAGGGCGTCATCGAGGCCGCGCACAAGGCCGACGCGGACGCGATCCATCCCGGCTACGGGTTCCTCGCCGAGAACGCCGAGTTCGCCGCGAAAGTCGAGGGCGAGGAGGGGATCACCTGGGTCGGTCCATCTAGCGACGCGATGGAGAGCCTGGGGGAGAAGACCAAGGCCCGGACGATCATGAGCGACGCGGACGTGCCGATCGTCCCGGGGACGACCGATCCGGTCGAGTCGGCCGAGGAAGTCGAAGCGTTCGGCGAGGAATACGGCTACCCCGTCGCGATCAAGGCCGAAGGCGGCGGTGGCGGCCGCGGGATGAAGGTCGTCGAATCGGCCGACGAGGCCGCGGATCAACTCGAGAGCGCCAAACGCGAGGGCGAGGCCTACTTCGACAACGACTCGGTCTACCTCGAACGCTACCTCGAGAACCCGCGCCACATCGAGGTGCAGATCGTCGCCGACCAGCACGGCAACGTCCGTCACCTCGGCGAGCGCGACTGTTCGCTCCAGCGCCGTCACCAGAAAGTCGTCGAGGAGGGCCCGTCCCCGGCGCTGACCGACGAATTGCGCGAACAGATCGGCGAGGCCGCCCGTCGCGGCGTCGCCGCCGCGGACTACACGAACGCCGGCACGGTGGAGTTCCTGGTCGAGGAGGATCCCGACCGCGACGGCCTGCTGGGCCCCGACGCGAACTTCTACTTCCTCGAAGTCAACACGCGGATCCAGGTCGAACACTGCGTCACCGAGGAGATTACGGGTATCGACATACTCAAGTGGCAACTTCGGATCGCTGCCGGGGAAGAACTCGACTTCGCCCAGGACGACGTCGAATTCGACGGCCACGCGATCGAGTTCCGCATCAACGCCGAGAACGCGGCGAACGACTTCCAACCCGCCTCCGGTGGGACGCTCACCACCTACGACCCACCGGGTGGCGTCGGCGTCCGCGTCGACGACGCGATGCGTCAGGGCGACGAACTCGTCACCGACTACGACTCGATGATCGCGAAACTCATCGTCTGGGGTGCCGATCGCGAGGAGTGTCTCGCCCGCTCGTCGCGCGCGCTCGCGGAGTACGACATCGAGGGTGTCACGACGATCGTCCCCTTCCACCGGCTGATGTGCACCGACGAGCGCTTCGTCGAGGGCACGCACACGACGAAGTATCTCGACGAAGAAGCGGATCGCAGCCGATTCGAGGACGCCCAGGAGCGCTGGGGCCCGGACGAACCCGCGGCGGAACCCGAGGACGTCGACGTCGTCGAGCGCGAGTTCACCGTCGAAGTCAACGGAAAGCGGTTCGAGGTCGACCTCGAGGAGCGCGGTGCCGCACCGCTGGCCAACGGCGGTAGCGGCGGTTCCGCGGGGGCGCAGCGACCGTCACAGGGATCGAGTGCCAGCGCAGACACCGGGAGCGAGACGGCGGACGTCTCTGGCGACGGCGAGTCGGTCACGGCCGAGATGCAAGGGACCGTCCTCTCCGTCGAGGTCGGAGAAGGCGACGAGGTCGCCGCAGGGGACGTCGTCGTCGTGCTCGAAGCGATGAAGATGGAGAACGACATCGTCGCCTCCATCGGCGGCACCGTGAGCCAGGTGCCGATCGCCGAGGGCGACAGCGTCGACATGGGCGACACGCTGGTCGTGCTGGAGTGA
- the gfcR gene encoding transcriptional regulator GfcR, whose product MKNVDDLIEGAAELADQGLSRGEIADELNVSRETASWLVDRSGLDTDTESGGQTASEPSRPQDVHVDWSAIGRDSRRLNAIAVAMADLLAKHGEDVDLTVGIEKAGGPVAALVARELETDLATYAPAKHQWEEGDIAELTGSFSRNFAGIRDRECYVVDDTITSGTTMSETIEAIRTEGGEPLACVVLADKQGLDDLDGVPVYSLLQVINVGRHDA is encoded by the coding sequence ATGAAGAACGTCGACGACCTCATCGAGGGCGCGGCCGAACTCGCGGATCAGGGCCTCTCGCGCGGAGAAATCGCGGACGAACTCAACGTCTCGCGAGAGACGGCGAGCTGGTTGGTCGACCGGAGCGGGCTGGACACCGATACCGAGTCGGGGGGGCAGACCGCTTCGGAGCCGAGCCGGCCGCAGGACGTCCACGTGGACTGGTCGGCGATCGGGCGCGACTCCCGCCGACTGAACGCGATCGCCGTGGCGATGGCCGATCTGCTGGCGAAACACGGCGAGGATGTCGATCTGACGGTCGGGATCGAGAAGGCGGGTGGCCCGGTCGCGGCGCTCGTCGCGCGGGAACTCGAGACCGACCTCGCGACGTACGCACCCGCGAAGCACCAGTGGGAGGAAGGCGACATCGCGGAACTCACCGGCTCGTTCAGCCGCAACTTCGCGGGCATCCGCGATCGGGAGTGCTACGTCGTCGACGACACGATCACGAGCGGGACAACGATGAGCGAGACCATCGAGGCGATCCGAACCGAGGGCGGGGAGCCACTGGCCTGCGTCGTCCTCGCGGACAAGCAGGGGCTCGACGACCTAGATGGCGTTCCCGTCTACTCGCTGTTGCAGGTGATCAACGTCGGCCGACACGACGCGTGA
- a CDS encoding MFS transporter, whose protein sequence is MSRFASLRGFDRGVWVVAIARFVNVLGSGMVYPFATLYFYREVGIPFTLVGTGLFANSLGLATGTLVGGFLADRYGRRPVMVASMALAAPSLAAYALVTTAVEFTVVAAIAGLVLGLFAPASQAMVADLSTDAQRERAYALLKVASNAGFGSGFVLGGVIYGVTRTGVFVANGATSAVVAVVLLALLPRSPAADRIETGVASLRETLAAWGRSVTHPTILGLAALNVGFAVMYAQMNSTIPVHTEAAFGLTSEQLGTLFVINPLVIVVFQLPIVSRISAWRRTRGLLVSVGFWALSFVAVALSNAAPWALGVALVGAFLVLRTLGEILHAPLVTSLASDVGPAAERGTKLSVIEVAKRLGFGIGPVVGGLFFDYGVDHLLWPALVVLSLGIGAGVVALERRITPGQNGVGVAAE, encoded by the coding sequence GTGTCCCGTTTCGCGAGTCTTCGGGGATTCGACCGCGGCGTCTGGGTCGTCGCGATCGCCCGCTTCGTGAACGTCCTCGGCTCGGGGATGGTCTACCCTTTCGCGACGCTGTACTTCTACCGCGAGGTGGGTATCCCGTTCACGCTCGTGGGGACGGGTCTGTTCGCGAACTCGCTCGGTCTGGCGACCGGCACGCTGGTCGGCGGCTTCCTGGCCGATCGGTACGGTCGTCGTCCGGTGATGGTGGCGAGCATGGCGCTCGCGGCGCCGTCGCTGGCCGCGTACGCGCTGGTGACGACCGCCGTCGAGTTCACCGTCGTCGCCGCGATCGCGGGCCTGGTGCTCGGTCTGTTCGCTCCGGCGAGTCAGGCGATGGTCGCCGACCTCTCGACGGACGCCCAGCGCGAGCGAGCCTACGCGCTCCTGAAGGTGGCGAGCAACGCCGGGTTCGGCTCGGGGTTCGTCCTCGGCGGGGTGATCTACGGCGTGACGCGGACCGGTGTCTTCGTGGCCAACGGCGCGACGAGCGCCGTCGTCGCCGTCGTCCTCCTCGCTCTGCTTCCGCGGTCACCGGCGGCCGATCGGATCGAGACCGGCGTCGCGTCGCTGCGCGAAACGCTCGCCGCCTGGGGCCGCTCGGTCACCCACCCGACGATCCTCGGTCTCGCCGCCCTCAACGTCGGCTTCGCAGTCATGTACGCACAGATGAACTCGACGATTCCCGTCCACACGGAGGCCGCGTTCGGCCTGACGAGCGAGCAGCTCGGCACGCTGTTCGTCATAAACCCGCTCGTCATCGTCGTCTTCCAGCTGCCGATCGTCTCGCGTATTTCGGCCTGGCGGCGAACCCGCGGACTGCTGGTCTCCGTCGGATTCTGGGCGCTCAGTTTCGTCGCCGTCGCCCTGTCGAACGCCGCGCCGTGGGCGCTCGGCGTCGCCCTCGTGGGAGCGTTTCTCGTCCTGCGGACGCTCGGGGAGATCCTCCACGCCCCGCTCGTCACGTCCCTTGCGAGCGACGTCGGGCCGGCGGCCGAACGCGGCACGAAGTTGTCGGTCATCGAGGTCGCCAAGCGCCTCGGTTTCGGTATCGGACCCGTCGTCGGCGGCCTGTTCTTCGATTACGGGGTCGATCACCTCCTCTGGCCGGCGCTGGTCGTCCTGAGTTTGGGTATCGGCGCCGGTGTCGTCGCCCTGGAGCGACGGATCACGCCGGGCCAGAACGGCGTGGGCGTCGCCGCCGAGTGA
- a CDS encoding glutaredoxin family protein, producing MDFPPNQGLDQDEVTEQVDEAIAENDVVLFMKGTQLMPQCGYSRKALGLISQHREEFETVDVLESIDEYRQALSAQSGWETIPQTYVDGEFVGGSDILEELQEQGELAETLDAA from the coding sequence ATGGACTTCCCACCGAATCAGGGGCTCGATCAGGACGAGGTCACCGAACAGGTCGACGAGGCGATCGCGGAGAACGACGTCGTACTCTTCATGAAGGGGACGCAGCTGATGCCTCAGTGTGGGTACTCCCGGAAGGCGCTAGGACTCATCTCCCAGCACCGCGAGGAGTTCGAGACGGTGGACGTCCTGGAGTCGATAGACGAGTACCGCCAGGCGCTCTCGGCCCAGAGCGGCTGGGAGACGATCCCGCAGACCTACGTCGACGGCGAGTTCGTCGGCGGGAGCGATATCCTGGAGGAACTCCAGGAGCAGGGCGAACTCGCGGAGACGCTCGACGCGGCGTGA
- a CDS encoding mandelate racemase/muconate lactonizing enzyme family protein translates to MGIDYSALRDPNAEYTMRDLSADSMGVTAKRGGGRDVEITDVQTTMVDGNFPWTLVRVYTDAGIVGTGEAYWGAGAPELIERMVPFLRGENPLDVDRLTEHLVQRMSGEGSIGGVTVTAISGIEVALHDLVGKILDVPAYQLLGGKYRDAVRVYCDCHVEAPTDEGDTADGGDTGYGNGPPTRAATGENPPPAEPLVQAEEAERVVEELGYDALKFDLDVPSGHERDRANRHLRDAEIEHKRSIVEAVTEAVGHRADVAFDCHWSFTAGSAKRLANALEPYDVWWLEDPVPPENHDVQREVTQSTSTPIATGENVYRTHGQRRLLEDGAVDIVAPDLPKVGGMRETAKIADLADLYYVPVAMHNVSSPVATMASAQVGAAVSNALAVEFHAYELEWWADLVEETVIEDGYIEIPEEPGLGVTLDMDVVAEHMVEGEELFEEA, encoded by the coding sequence ATGGGAATCGACTACAGCGCGCTTCGGGACCCGAACGCCGAGTACACGATGCGCGATCTGTCGGCCGACTCGATGGGCGTCACCGCGAAACGCGGCGGCGGCCGCGACGTCGAGATCACGGACGTCCAGACGACGATGGTCGACGGCAACTTCCCGTGGACGCTCGTCCGGGTCTATACGGACGCCGGGATCGTCGGGACGGGCGAGGCCTACTGGGGGGCCGGTGCGCCGGAGTTGATCGAGCGAATGGTACCGTTTCTTCGCGGGGAGAACCCCCTAGACGTCGATCGCCTGACGGAGCACCTCGTCCAGCGGATGTCCGGCGAGGGGTCGATCGGCGGCGTGACGGTGACGGCCATCTCGGGTATCGAGGTGGCGTTGCACGACCTTGTTGGCAAGATCCTCGACGTGCCGGCCTACCAGCTGCTCGGCGGGAAGTACCGCGACGCGGTTCGCGTCTACTGCGACTGCCACGTCGAAGCGCCCACGGACGAGGGTGACACTGCCGATGGAGGTGACACCGGCTACGGGAACGGACCGCCGACACGGGCCGCCACCGGCGAAAACCCGCCACCGGCCGAGCCGCTCGTCCAGGCCGAGGAGGCCGAACGCGTCGTCGAGGAGCTGGGCTACGACGCTCTGAAGTTCGATCTCGACGTGCCATCCGGTCACGAGAGGGACCGGGCGAACCGTCACCTGCGCGACGCCGAGATCGAACACAAGCGATCGATCGTCGAGGCGGTCACCGAGGCGGTGGGTCACCGGGCGGACGTGGCCTTCGACTGCCACTGGTCCTTCACCGCGGGGAGCGCCAAGCGACTGGCGAACGCGCTCGAACCGTACGACGTCTGGTGGCTCGAAGACCCCGTTCCGCCGGAGAACCACGACGTCCAGCGTGAGGTAACGCAATCGACGTCGACGCCGATCGCCACGGGGGAGAACGTCTATCGCACGCACGGCCAGCGCCGGCTCCTGGAGGATGGCGCCGTCGACATCGTCGCACCGGACCTTCCGAAGGTCGGCGGCATGCGCGAGACCGCGAAGATCGCCGATCTCGCCGACCTCTACTACGTCCCCGTGGCGATGCACAACGTCTCTTCGCCGGTCGCGACGATGGCCAGCGCACAGGTTGGCGCGGCGGTCTCGAACGCGCTGGCCGTCGAGTTCCACGCCTACGAACTGGAGTGGTGGGCGGACCTCGTCGAAGAGACCGTGATCGAGGATGGGTACATCGAGATTCCCGAGGAGCCCGGTCTCGGGGTGACGCTGGACATGGACGTCGTCGCCGAGCACATGGTCGAGGGCGAGGAGCTGTTCGAGGAGGCCTGA
- a CDS encoding thrombospondin type 3 repeat-containing protein — protein MPAAGEGQHLFSPLDLDPTVADTDGDGLRDDDEVDIAVSYVHSSSGGKLRGYVSQAYSHPARVDSTGDGLTDPEQTEGWLATYATNEEQTETFLEELDAAEDIGDLDEDILEETRVFADPLVEDTDGDGLSDADELRYGTDPEATDTTGDGVSDGEALTGAYDPRLYDLRPPSIEVWDASYDGEPIFEGTYHTEYYVEDPAGLAESEVLYNEEVRETHSLDGVSSEPIDSAVTIGAAEMVGDMFSGSTIAVTAEDRNGNVERVVAYERTNLMGQISEELRAQGLSHATVEYYMGVLSGLTSGAGEIYGFLLALYKKPIETIAAMTDIIDVITNFTEVIASLPAAIDAQQDQNNPHAPGSEFYQEYRIGWYEGYVGWFILEALVPGGAIVKAVKNTKRFQKIASKLDTGEINRAAKLAGRVKHTTKTQAKFARTQLSRGLHTSIGVTRDAGERVLSEIRTAGAQYRVATLLHRHDVDGDALNDLDPEAQSTVGPTIQRGGAKTAEAMTDGGVDDVWRVHNMDFDVDSEKLASNLVDHSDEIELEQLVDDLEVLSEAGVPGRNRIADDLLEAEASNIDGPAFEARVTIEKGVDNVKEVQKPNPYSRGDIDVVTTDGRVIEAKSGDYSGAVKGDEMYKKLENKIGQYQQYIEVEGGTLEVALKTEPHEDITDMVESNGGEVVTYP, from the coding sequence ATGCCCGCGGCGGGGGAGGGCCAGCACCTGTTCTCGCCGCTGGACCTCGATCCGACGGTCGCGGACACGGACGGCGACGGCCTTCGGGACGACGATGAGGTCGACATCGCCGTCAGTTACGTCCACTCGAGTTCCGGCGGGAAACTGCGCGGGTACGTCTCCCAGGCCTACTCGCACCCCGCCCGTGTCGATTCGACCGGTGACGGGCTGACTGACCCCGAGCAGACCGAGGGTTGGCTCGCCACGTACGCGACGAACGAAGAGCAGACGGAGACGTTCCTGGAGGAACTCGACGCGGCAGAGGACATCGGCGATCTGGACGAGGATATCCTCGAAGAGACACGTGTCTTTGCCGACCCGCTGGTCGAGGACACCGACGGTGACGGGCTCTCAGACGCCGACGAGTTGCGCTACGGGACGGATCCGGAGGCGACTGACACGACGGGCGACGGCGTGTCGGACGGCGAAGCGCTGACGGGCGCGTACGATCCGAGGCTGTACGACCTTCGGCCGCCGTCGATCGAGGTCTGGGACGCGTCGTACGACGGCGAGCCGATCTTCGAGGGGACGTACCACACGGAGTACTACGTCGAGGATCCGGCGGGGCTGGCGGAGTCGGAGGTGCTGTACAACGAGGAGGTCAGGGAGACCCACTCACTGGACGGCGTGTCGAGCGAGCCGATCGACAGCGCGGTGACGATCGGCGCGGCAGAGATGGTTGGCGATATGTTCTCGGGGTCGACGATCGCGGTCACCGCGGAGGATCGAAACGGGAACGTAGAGCGGGTGGTGGCCTACGAGCGGACCAACCTCATGGGGCAGATCTCCGAGGAGTTGCGCGCCCAGGGCCTGAGCCACGCGACGGTCGAATATTACATGGGCGTGCTCTCGGGGCTGACGTCGGGTGCGGGCGAGATCTACGGCTTCCTGCTGGCGCTGTACAAGAAGCCGATCGAGACGATCGCGGCGATGACGGATATCATCGACGTGATCACGAACTTCACGGAAGTGATCGCGTCGCTTCCGGCGGCGATCGACGCCCAGCAGGATCAAAACAACCCGCACGCGCCGGGGAGCGAGTTCTACCAGGAGTACCGGATCGGGTGGTACGAGGGCTACGTCGGCTGGTTCATCCTGGAGGCGCTGGTGCCGGGCGGCGCGATCGTGAAGGCGGTGAAGAACACGAAGCGCTTCCAGAAGATCGCCAGCAAGCTGGACACCGGCGAGATCAACCGGGCGGCGAAACTCGCCGGTCGGGTCAAACACACGACGAAGACGCAGGCGAAATTCGCGCGGACGCAGCTGTCGCGCGGGTTGCACACCTCGATCGGGGTCACGCGCGACGCCGGAGAGCGCGTCCTGAGCGAGATCCGGACCGCGGGCGCGCAGTATCGGGTCGCGACGTTGCTCCACCGGCACGACGTCGATGGTGACGCCCTGAACGATCTGGACCCGGAAGCGCAGTCGACCGTCGGGCCGACGATCCAGCGTGGCGGTGCGAAGACCGCGGAGGCGATGACCGACGGTGGCGTCGACGACGTCTGGCGTGTACACAACATGGATTTCGACGTCGATTCGGAGAAGCTCGCGTCGAATCTGGTGGATCACTCGGATGAGATCGAACTGGAGCAGCTCGTCGACGATCTGGAGGTGCTGTCGGAGGCTGGGGTTCCCGGACGGAATCGTATTGCTGATGACCTTCTTGAAGCGGAGGCAAGTAACATTGATGGCCCGGCGTTCGAAGCGAGAGTTACTATCGAAAAGGGCGTAGACAACGTGAAAGAAGTGCAAAAACCGAATCCCTACTCAAGGGGTGATATAGATGTCGTGACCACTGATGGCCGGGTTATCGAGGCGAAAAGCGGCGATTATTCAGGAGCGGTAAAAGGAGATGAAATGTATAAGAAACTCGAAAACAAGATCGGACAATACCAGCAATACATCGAGGTCGAGGGAGGCACTCTCGAGGTAGCTTTAAAGACGGAGCCTCACGAGGATATCACGGACATGGTCGAATCCAACGGTGGGGAGGTGGTCACGTATCCATGA
- a CDS encoding DUF7110 family protein produces MSSEESGHVYRLHSTLELPLEDLHDHLDEATYPDGIADVELTRRNNTLILKADAEDDSVSKYTPSAQLKASVTENRVYEEDPDERRNAFRWEDEEEEEIESELVEYAAFKGDRETVLQNSLLQYEMFLVLCDIAEQSEKGTLTAISDHDGDLEATRIVDGEVRPADVEVVEGPRDTSNSSGGVNWRDNKFISD; encoded by the coding sequence ATGTCATCAGAGGAATCCGGACACGTATATCGTCTCCACTCGACGCTCGAACTGCCCCTCGAGGACCTACACGATCACCTCGACGAAGCCACCTACCCCGACGGGATCGCCGACGTGGAACTCACCCGGCGCAACAACACCCTCATTCTCAAGGCCGACGCCGAGGACGATAGCGTCAGCAAGTACACGCCCTCCGCCCAGCTCAAGGCCAGCGTGACCGAGAACCGCGTCTACGAGGAGGACCCCGACGAGCGCCGGAACGCCTTCCGCTGGGAGGACGAGGAGGAAGAGGAGATCGAATCGGAACTCGTCGAGTACGCCGCCTTCAAGGGCGACCGCGAGACCGTCCTGCAGAACTCACTCCTGCAGTACGAGATGTTCCTCGTCCTCTGTGACATCGCCGAGCAGTCCGAGAAAGGCACCCTGACTGCCATCTCCGACCACGACGGCGACCTCGAGGCGACGCGCATCGTCGACGGCGAGGTCCGCCCCGCCGACGTCGAGGTCGTCGAAGGCCCCCGCGACACGTCGAACTCCTCCGGCGGCGTCAACTGGCGCGACAACAAGTTCATCAGCGACTGA
- a CDS encoding PLP-dependent aminotransferase family protein yields the protein MRDSAEHPVSELLTPEARTTLDGSGYGSWRRLATADAVSLAFGFPYPDSFRLDRLRESIETVLASEGRQALQYGGGEYADLLESAVRNRATARGIDPDETAVLLTNGATHAVDSVCRAFLEPGDVVAVERPTFMGSLTVFRNFGVEIEELPVDDAGLDVDALADRLHARRAAGDPIPKLLYTITDFQNPTGTTLSRKGRERLLALADEFDFAVVEDGAYTDLRYEGETVPPLAALDDAGRVIRVESFAKTIAPGVRLGWLVAAEPIRDAIDALAAGGANTFTRSVIGHYCDAGHLEASLPPLREAYAARRDRLLDALERHMPASATWTDPDGGFFVWVELDESVDTDDRLDDAIDAGVTYLPGSMFYADPDAGSNALRLSFSYADPDAFDDAIAALATVVD from the coding sequence ATGCGAGACTCCGCCGAACACCCCGTTTCCGAATTGCTCACGCCCGAAGCCCGGACGACGCTCGATGGGTCCGGGTACGGCAGCTGGCGCCGGCTCGCGACGGCCGACGCCGTCTCCCTGGCGTTCGGCTTCCCGTATCCCGATTCGTTCCGTCTCGATCGACTCCGTGAATCGATCGAAACGGTCCTCGCGTCTGAAGGGAGACAGGCCCTCCAGTACGGGGGCGGTGAATACGCCGATCTGCTAGAATCGGCGGTCAGGAACCGGGCCACGGCCCGCGGGATCGACCCCGACGAGACGGCCGTCCTCCTGACGAACGGCGCGACCCACGCGGTCGATAGCGTCTGTCGAGCGTTCCTCGAACCGGGCGACGTGGTCGCCGTCGAACGGCCCACGTTCATGGGCTCGCTCACCGTCTTCCGGAACTTCGGAGTCGAGATCGAGGAGCTGCCGGTCGACGACGCGGGGCTCGACGTCGACGCGCTCGCGGATCGACTCCACGCGCGGCGAGCGGCGGGCGATCCGATCCCGAAACTCCTCTACACGATCACCGACTTCCAGAACCCGACGGGGACCACGCTCTCGCGGAAGGGGCGCGAACGCCTGCTCGCGCTCGCAGACGAGTTCGACTTCGCCGTCGTCGAGGACGGCGCCTACACCGACCTCAGGTACGAAGGCGAGACCGTCCCGCCGCTCGCGGCCCTCGACGACGCCGGTCGGGTGATCCGCGTCGAGTCGTTCGCGAAGACCATCGCGCCCGGCGTCCGTCTCGGCTGGCTGGTCGCCGCCGAGCCGATCCGCGACGCGATCGACGCGCTCGCGGCCGGCGGAGCGAACACGTTCACCCGTAGCGTGATCGGCCACTACTGCGACGCCGGCCACCTCGAAGCCTCGCTCCCGCCGTTGCGCGAGGCGTACGCGGCCCGCCGGGACCGGCTGCTCGACGCGCTCGAACGCCACATGCCGGCGAGCGCCACGTGGACCGATCCCGACGGCGGCTTCTTCGTCTGGGTCGAGCTGGACGAGTCAGTCGACACCGACGACCGACTCGACGACGCCATCGACGCCGGCGTGACGTACCTGCCGGGCTCGATGTTCTACGCCGACCCGGACGCCGGCTCGAACGCGCTCAGGCTCTCCTTCTCGTACGCCGACCCGGACGCGTTCGACGACGCGATCGCTGCGTTGGCCACCGTGGTCGACTGA
- a CDS encoding bifunctional 4-hydroxy-2-oxoglutarate aldolase/2-dehydro-3-deoxy-phosphogluconate aldolase, with product MDANPAADTDGDEPLATIVDSGVVAVLRGVDREAVGPVANALVEGGVLGIEITADDPGATEKVSRLRSELDGTDAVIGAGTVLDPATASAVVDAGASFVVTPHTAPDVVRTCNRRGVLSMCGVLTPTEAVTAMEAGADVLKVFPASSVGPDHLSALAGPLGNVAMIPTGGVSLQNAADYIDAGACAVGVGSDLVDGDAIATGDVDTLERRAEKFVDEVADARAE from the coding sequence ATGGACGCGAATCCAGCTGCCGATACGGACGGTGACGAACCGCTCGCCACCATCGTCGACAGCGGCGTCGTCGCCGTGCTCCGCGGGGTCGATCGCGAGGCCGTGGGTCCGGTCGCGAACGCGCTCGTCGAGGGTGGTGTGCTGGGCATCGAGATCACGGCCGACGATCCCGGCGCAACGGAGAAGGTGTCACGGCTGCGTAGCGAACTCGACGGGACCGACGCGGTGATCGGTGCCGGAACCGTGCTCGACCCCGCCACGGCGAGTGCGGTCGTCGACGCCGGTGCGTCGTTCGTCGTCACACCGCACACGGCGCCGGACGTCGTCCGGACGTGCAACCGTCGCGGCGTCCTCTCGATGTGCGGCGTGCTGACGCCGACGGAGGCCGTGACCGCGATGGAGGCGGGGGCGGACGTCCTGAAAGTCTTCCCCGCCAGTAGCGTCGGTCCGGACCACCTCTCCGCGCTCGCCGGCCCGCTCGGGAACGTGGCGATGATTCCCACCGGCGGCGTCTCGTTGCAGAACGCGGCCGACTACATCGACGCCGGCGCGTGCGCGGTCGGCGTCGGGAGCGACCTGGTCGACGGCGACGCGATAGCCACGGGGGACGTCGACACGCTCGAACGCCGCGCCGAAAAGTTCGTGGACGAAGTCGCCGACGCCCGCGCGGAGTGA